The Chitinivibrionales bacterium genome has a window encoding:
- a CDS encoding glucose-6-phosphate dehydrogenase has product MPKNIAIVVLGASGDLAKRKLIPALSRLYEKNEIDNCTAIIGSGRSEFDDTSFRNRFDISPEFARLLSYHRGMKGLKEYIEKKGNFSRIIFFMAIPPVAYASTAEELAAEGFGPNSYLIIEKPFGYDYQSAHTLNHRLARHFDETHIFRIDHYLAKEAVQNILVFRFANSLFYPVWNSKYIDSIQIQAFETLGVENRGAYFDNSGIIRDMIQNHLIQLLCLLTMEAPVSLDAEDVRNQKINILKSIEVRDCCRYQYLGYLDEKGVAPDSTTETYAEMKLSINNFRWAGTPIHIRTGKALNRKGTEIGLKFKKVPRLLFNAADILEPNKIVFKIQPSEGIVIDTISKTPGGGIQLSNANLAFCYRNSFKAEIPEAYQRLLLDAIRGDRTLFVGAEETEVSWKKFEPSLGKGKLKYYRKGEVPGPGLTDDWIDFEKYISVCE; this is encoded by the coding sequence ATGCCGAAAAATATCGCCATTGTCGTTCTTGGTGCATCGGGTGATCTTGCAAAACGCAAGCTTATTCCCGCGCTTTCCCGGCTTTACGAGAAAAATGAGATCGATAATTGCACGGCAATCATTGGCAGTGGGCGGTCTGAATTTGATGATACGTCTTTTCGCAATCGCTTTGATATTTCCCCTGAGTTTGCCCGGCTTCTCAGTTATCACCGGGGAATGAAGGGGCTGAAAGAGTATATCGAAAAAAAGGGGAATTTTTCCCGGATAATCTTTTTCATGGCCATCCCTCCGGTGGCCTATGCCTCGACTGCTGAAGAACTCGCCGCCGAGGGGTTCGGTCCGAACTCATACCTTATTATCGAAAAGCCCTTTGGATACGATTATCAGTCGGCGCATACCCTCAACCACCGGCTGGCCCGGCATTTCGATGAAACGCATATTTTCAGGATCGACCACTACCTTGCCAAGGAAGCGGTTCAGAATATTCTCGTATTCAGATTTGCCAATTCTCTTTTTTACCCGGTATGGAACAGCAAGTATATCGATTCGATTCAGATTCAGGCATTTGAGACACTTGGCGTTGAAAATAGGGGTGCTTATTTCGACAATTCGGGTATTATCCGCGATATGATTCAGAACCATCTGATCCAGCTTCTCTGTCTACTCACCATGGAAGCCCCTGTATCTCTCGATGCGGAGGACGTACGGAATCAGAAAATCAATATTTTGAAATCCATAGAAGTCCGGGATTGCTGCAGGTATCAGTATCTGGGCTATCTTGATGAAAAGGGAGTGGCGCCCGATTCGACAACCGAGACCTACGCGGAAATGAAACTGTCGATCAATAATTTCCGATGGGCCGGAACGCCGATCCATATCCGCACCGGAAAGGCACTTAATCGCAAAGGCACGGAAATCGGGCTGAAATTTAAAAAAGTACCCCGTCTGCTCTTTAATGCTGCCGATATCCTCGAACCGAACAAGATTGTTTTCAAGATTCAGCCGTCCGAGGGAATCGTTATCGACACGATCAGCAAGACTCCGGGCGGCGGTATACAATTATCCAACGCCAATCTCGCATTCTGTTATCGGAATTCTTTTAAGGCCGAAATACCCGAGGCCTATCAACGGCTTCTCCTGGATGCGATTCGGGGGGACCGGACGCTCTTTGTGGGCGCCGAGGAGACTGAAGTCTCCTGGAAAAAATTCGAGCCCTCTCTCGGCAAGGGGAAACTCAAATATTACAGGAAGGGAGAAGTCCCCGGGCC
- a CDS encoding rubredoxin — MKKYVCNACGYVYDPEIGDPDNGIDAGTAFENLPDDWTCPECGVDKSEFSPQE; from the coding sequence ATGAAAAAGTATGTCTGTAATGCCTGTGGTTATGTGTATGATCCTGAAATCGGCGATCCTGACAATGGTATTGACGCCGGGACCGCGTTTGAAAATCTTCCGGACGACTGGACCTGCCCGGAATGTGGTGTTGACAAGAGTGAGTTTTCGCCGCAGGAGTAA
- a CDS encoding rubrerythrin family protein codes for MASIKGTKTEKNLLKSFAGESQARNRYTLFASAAAKEGYSQISNIFLETAENERVHAKEMFKFLEGGPVEITAAYPAGKIGTTEENLAAAAAGENEEYSQLYPSFAETAKQEGFDNVASVYKLIINVEMWHEKRYLELFENVKNGSIFKKSAPTQWICQKCGHIHEGPDAPKKCPLCRHPQGYFEVVNKNW; via the coding sequence ATGGCATCGATTAAAGGAACCAAGACCGAAAAGAATCTTCTGAAATCATTTGCCGGCGAATCGCAGGCACGAAACCGGTATACGCTGTTTGCAAGCGCTGCGGCCAAGGAAGGGTATTCTCAGATCAGTAATATTTTTCTGGAAACAGCAGAAAATGAACGGGTCCATGCAAAGGAGATGTTCAAGTTTCTGGAAGGCGGTCCGGTTGAAATTACCGCAGCCTATCCTGCCGGGAAAATCGGGACCACCGAAGAGAATCTTGCTGCAGCCGCGGCAGGAGAAAATGAAGAATATTCCCAGCTCTATCCCTCCTTTGCCGAAACGGCAAAACAGGAAGGTTTCGATAATGTCGCGTCGGTCTACAAACTTATTATCAACGTGGAGATGTGGCATGAAAAGCGGTATCTCGAACTATTCGAAAATGTGAAAAACGGTTCGATATTTAAAAAAAGCGCTCCAACTCAATGGATCTGTCAGAAGTGCGGCCATATTCATGAAGGGCCTGACGCTCCGAAAAAGTGTCCTCTCTGCAGACATCCTCAGGGGTATTTCGAAGTAGTCAATAAAAACTGGTAG
- the mnmA gene encoding tRNA 2-thiouridine(34) synthase MnmA, giving the protein MTKKVMVAMSGGVDSSVAAALLKKEGYSITGITMCLGVKQGDDETPSCCGPQAVSDARRVCDMLDIPHYVMDFSEALEKHVIQNFIDEYAAGRTPNPCVRCNRYLKFDILLRKAQALGFDYFSTGHYAGVSDYNGDLVLSRPQDTTKDQTYFLYAVKKEALPRLLFPLASLDKATVRSLARDEGLPVSDKEESQDICFVTGTSYREITGRMLQTTGNIVDCRGTVLGKHRGIGNYTVGQRKGLGIATGTPLYVVKIDPQKNAVIVGSKDDLGARKLVARDLNLFTEKIPPKLAAKIRYAHKAASCELTGHKGDMTVTFDMPQEAITPGQSIVFYDGNCMLGGGIIDKVIP; this is encoded by the coding sequence GTGACTAAAAAAGTGATGGTCGCCATGAGCGGCGGGGTCGATTCGTCGGTTGCCGCGGCCCTTTTAAAAAAAGAGGGATACAGCATTACGGGCATTACCATGTGTCTGGGAGTTAAGCAGGGCGATGATGAGACGCCGTCATGCTGCGGTCCCCAGGCGGTCAGTGATGCTCGCCGGGTTTGCGATATGCTCGATATCCCCCATTACGTGATGGACTTTTCGGAGGCCCTTGAAAAGCATGTCATACAGAATTTTATTGATGAGTATGCTGCGGGGAGGACTCCGAATCCCTGTGTGCGGTGTAACCGGTATTTGAAATTCGACATACTGTTGCGTAAGGCGCAGGCTTTGGGGTTTGATTATTTTTCCACCGGCCACTACGCCGGGGTGAGTGATTATAATGGCGACCTGGTTCTCTCACGCCCTCAGGATACAACCAAAGACCAGACCTATTTTCTCTATGCCGTTAAAAAAGAGGCGCTTCCACGGTTACTCTTTCCCCTTGCCTCACTGGATAAAGCGACGGTACGGTCACTGGCCCGGGATGAGGGGCTTCCGGTATCGGACAAAGAAGAGAGTCAGGATATCTGTTTTGTCACCGGCACAAGCTACCGGGAAATAACCGGCCGGATGCTGCAGACTACCGGGAATATTGTCGATTGCCGGGGGACCGTTCTGGGAAAACACCGGGGTATCGGCAACTATACGGTAGGACAGCGCAAGGGGCTTGGTATCGCAACCGGAACGCCGCTTTACGTAGTAAAAATCGACCCGCAAAAAAATGCGGTGATTGTGGGATCAAAGGATGATCTTGGGGCAAGAAAACTTGTGGCACGGGACCTCAATCTCTTTACCGAAAAGATTCCCCCCAAACTTGCCGCAAAGATTCGCTACGCTCATAAGGCTGCATCATGTGAACTGACAGGTCACAAGGGAGATATGACAGTGACTTTCGATATGCCGCAGGAGGCGATCACTCCCGGTCAGTCGATCGTTTTTTATGATGGAAATTGTATGCTCGGTGGGGGTATTATCGATAAGGTCATCCCCTGA
- a CDS encoding aminotransferase class I/II-fold pyridoxal phosphate-dependent enzyme produces the protein MTEKKYHLETLALHAGQEPDQTTLSRGVPIYRTSSYLFRNTEHAANLFALKELGNIYTRLMNPTQNILELRVAALEGGVAGLALASGTSAIFYSIINLCKAGDEIVSANNLYGGTYTMFDTILPQFDITTKFVPHDKPEEFEKAITDKTRALYFETIGNPVLGVADIEMIAKIAQKHHLPLIVDSTFSTPALLKPIDYGANIVVHSLTKWLGGHGAGIGGIVVDAGNFDWTDPKYSLYNEPDPGYHGIRYAHDLGEELNPLAFILRMRLVPLRNLGACISPDNAWMFLQGIETLPLRMERHCENALTVAEFLKGHPNVGWVRYPGLPDDPSYAMARKYLPRGCGGMVVFGIKGGYDAAVRCIDSIELFSHLANVGDAKSLILHPASTSHGQLSEEQQAASGLAPDLIRLSIGLEHIDDIIAALDEALTKAC, from the coding sequence ATGACAGAGAAAAAGTATCATTTGGAAACCCTGGCACTTCATGCCGGGCAGGAACCCGACCAGACCACTCTCTCCCGGGGAGTGCCGATCTATCGGACCAGCTCCTATCTTTTCAGGAATACCGAACATGCCGCAAATCTGTTTGCCCTGAAAGAGTTGGGCAATATCTATACCCGTCTGATGAATCCCACGCAGAATATTCTGGAGTTGCGTGTTGCGGCCCTCGAGGGGGGTGTGGCCGGTCTGGCCCTTGCTTCGGGAACGTCGGCGATATTTTATTCCATCATAAATCTCTGTAAGGCGGGTGATGAAATCGTCTCGGCGAATAACCTGTATGGTGGAACCTACACCATGTTCGATACGATTCTTCCGCAGTTTGATATCACCACAAAATTTGTACCCCATGACAAGCCGGAAGAATTCGAGAAGGCGATTACCGACAAGACCAGGGCACTCTATTTCGAGACTATCGGTAATCCGGTACTCGGTGTTGCGGACATCGAGATGATAGCGAAAATCGCACAGAAACATCACCTGCCCCTGATCGTGGATTCGACCTTTTCCACACCCGCGCTTCTCAAACCGATCGATTACGGTGCAAATATCGTGGTCCATTCGCTGACCAAATGGCTTGGCGGGCATGGTGCGGGAATCGGCGGCATTGTCGTTGATGCCGGCAATTTTGACTGGACCGATCCGAAATATTCTCTTTACAATGAACCTGATCCCGGTTATCACGGGATCCGGTATGCCCATGATCTTGGGGAAGAGTTGAATCCACTTGCCTTTATCCTCAGGATGCGGCTGGTCCCGTTGCGCAATCTTGGCGCGTGCATTTCCCCGGATAATGCATGGATGTTTCTTCAGGGGATCGAAACGCTTCCACTCAGGATGGAACGTCACTGTGAAAATGCCCTCACCGTTGCGGAGTTCCTGAAAGGACACCCGAATGTGGGGTGGGTGCGGTATCCCGGACTGCCTGATGATCCATCGTACGCCATGGCACGGAAATATCTTCCCCGGGGTTGCGGCGGTATGGTTGTATTTGGAATCAAGGGGGGATATGACGCCGCGGTACGGTGTATCGATTCGATAGAACTCTTTTCTCATCTTGCCAATGTTGGTGATGCAAAGAGTCTGATACTCCACCCGGCAAGTACTTCTCACGGACAGTTGAGTGAAGAGCAGCAGGCGGCAAGCGGATTGGCTCCCGATCTGATACGGTTGTCGATTGGGCTGGAGCATATCGACGATATCATTGCAGCCCTGGATGAGGCGTTGACGAAAGCATGTTAA
- a CDS encoding NAD(P)H-binding protein produces the protein MSKNWLLYGANGYSGKLIINEALERGHQPILAGRSQERIASLAQQYKLEQRIFDTASGPEAIEPALENVSLVCNAAGPFVHTAFPIVSACLKTKTHYVDITGEIPVFERVHSYHHRAKKRGIAFVSGVGFDVVPTDCLAKYTADKLPDATELEIDFEGLGGGFSRGTLLTMLEHISRGILVRKNRHLINKGLAARGKTVEFPGHSATVFPITWGDLSTAYHSTGIPNIEIYAALKGKLFSMNAFVRKLVFISLKNRFIRSRVMNYVKNHVTGPGERERREGHSHIRVWVRNEKGDSEEAWLITVEGYRFTALASVRSVEKVLEGSITGALTPSQAFGADFVLEIPNTKRFDSPG, from the coding sequence ATGAGCAAGAACTGGTTACTTTACGGAGCAAACGGCTATTCGGGCAAACTTATTATCAATGAAGCACTTGAGCGGGGGCATCAGCCGATTCTTGCCGGACGATCCCAAGAGCGCATCGCATCCCTTGCGCAGCAATACAAACTCGAGCAGCGTATATTCGATACCGCTTCCGGCCCTGAAGCAATTGAGCCGGCCCTGGAGAATGTCTCTTTGGTCTGTAATGCCGCAGGCCCCTTTGTTCATACGGCCTTTCCCATTGTATCGGCCTGCCTGAAAACAAAGACCCATTATGTTGATATCACCGGTGAAATCCCGGTTTTTGAGCGGGTCCACTCCTACCACCACCGGGCAAAAAAGAGAGGTATCGCTTTTGTTTCAGGGGTCGGTTTTGATGTGGTTCCCACCGACTGTCTGGCAAAGTATACAGCCGACAAGCTTCCCGACGCCACCGAGCTGGAAATTGACTTTGAAGGCCTGGGCGGCGGTTTCAGCCGGGGAACACTCCTCACCATGCTCGAGCATATATCCCGTGGTATTCTGGTGCGCAAAAACCGCCATCTCATCAATAAAGGACTTGCGGCCAGGGGTAAAACGGTCGAGTTTCCCGGCCATTCAGCCACGGTTTTTCCTATCACCTGGGGCGATCTCTCGACCGCCTATCACTCCACAGGAATCCCGAATATCGAGATCTATGCAGCCCTGAAAGGCAAGCTCTTTTCGATGAACGCCTTTGTTCGCAAACTTGTTTTCATCTCGCTGAAAAACCGGTTTATCCGTTCCCGGGTTATGAATTATGTTAAAAATCATGTCACCGGCCCCGGCGAGCGCGAGCGCAGGGAAGGACACTCCCATATTCGGGTGTGGGTCCGAAACGAAAAGGGCGATTCGGAGGAAGCATGGTTGATCACCGTTGAAGGCTACCGGTTTACGGCCCTGGCCTCGGTCAGGTCGGTGGAGAAAGTGCTGGAAGGATCCATTACCGGCGCACTCACCCCTTCCCAGGCCTTCGGCGCCGATTTTGTTCTGGAAATCCCCAACACCAAACGGTTTGATTCTCCAGGCTGA
- a CDS encoding PAS domain S-box protein translates to MAQKKRKNGPAENKKNGIHPPDPEETDQTTTIPELHSEREKKALDDILVLLHKTYRVDFSHYRHTTVLRRLSRRMSLGKQDTVAEYCQFLKSNHREIELLYEDLLLSFTEFFRDSGVFEILKQKVCKALVKDRPAKSPIRVWVPGCSTGEEVYSIAICLYEFFEKSITRLPVQLFGTDLVERHINKARQGLYPKKIADQVSPERLERFFEKTDQGYKVAGYIREMCVFAVQDITKDPPFPRIDFISCRNVLIYFDAALQEKVIPLFHFALNPGGFLLLGSSETMEKHSNLFGRIDHSINLYVKRTAAARPAYRFHFQSTSVKSGPTGEIIPSAPFGNPKNSDIGEQVDRILLDAYGPAGVLVDSAFNIRQFRGHTSKYLEPAHGEASLKLSRMAREGLMPDISVAIEEAKKKKNRVRKDEVRFKYNDKYFYVALSVLPLNDSSTGEPCFLVLFEDPKTPPEPEITLRNGTDEQRDVNDTKRLHHELRKTKHHLHSIIQEKDEVNQELWAANEEVLSTNEELQSVNEEMEAAKEELESSNEELMALNEELQIKNRELFEGETFLSNVFEAIQNGISILDTELNIIRVNEWMEKNYAHGTPLAGKKCYAVYQQRSTPCPDCPTLAAIESGKPRNAEVPYPSKKNPVGWMGLSAFPLKNAEGTVTGVIEYVRDITERKKAQTALFESERRYRELFDSSRDGFVVVDPRGRFIDANPAFCRMLGYTLEELVRKNDFYDITPEKWRAWEQHEIWEKQLLKEGYSGLYEKEYIRKDGTTFPVELQAYAFFDNQGNPRYMWGIARDITDREKGRIAILESEEKLRSILESSPDAITVMDLNPTIIDCNHAALDLLGYEKKEGIIGKDAISIVDENDLAAVRSMMNEILEKGLVKNRYYSVRRKDGEVFPAEVSASVFRDSTGKEIGFVIIAKDTTERKAMETQLRQSEKMQAVGQLAGGIAHDFNNQLSGILGYAEMLREEAANNYHCARYADNIILSVKRAADLTSQLLAFSRKGKYINTAVDMHRIIFEVVNLLKHSIHKKIEVHQELNATSPIVMGDPTQLQNAVLNLGLNARDAMPEGGILTFATDTVTLDETYCDAQPYEIKPGIYITIRVVDTGTGMDEKVKNRIFEPFYTTKERGKGTGMGLAAVFGTVKSHNGAITVESEPNQGSTFSVYLPPAPEKNEKISQSSMENIATSGNAHILLVEDEELIREVTAKMLEKLGYTVSVCTNGLEAVEWYRNNPQSIDLVILDVIMPKMEGHETFVKLREMNPDLQVLVSSGYSMESEARKIIEQGAKGFIQKPFRKGELAAIISEILENTGEGKL, encoded by the coding sequence GTGGCACAAAAAAAACGAAAAAACGGGCCGGCCGAAAACAAGAAAAATGGAATTCACCCTCCTGATCCCGAAGAAACGGATCAGACCACCACTATACCGGAGCTTCATTCGGAAAGAGAAAAAAAAGCGCTGGATGATATCCTGGTTCTTCTTCACAAAACGTACCGTGTCGATTTTTCTCACTACCGTCATACGACAGTCCTCCGCCGCTTATCCCGGCGCATGTCGTTAGGAAAACAAGACACTGTTGCGGAATATTGCCAATTTCTTAAAAGCAATCATCGTGAAATCGAACTGCTCTACGAAGACCTCCTTCTCTCCTTTACCGAATTTTTCCGCGATTCCGGGGTTTTTGAGATCCTGAAGCAAAAAGTGTGTAAAGCTCTGGTAAAGGACCGTCCGGCCAAGTCGCCGATCAGGGTCTGGGTCCCCGGCTGCTCTACCGGTGAAGAGGTCTATTCCATCGCCATTTGTCTGTACGAATTTTTTGAAAAAAGCATAACCAGGCTCCCGGTACAGCTCTTCGGCACCGATCTTGTGGAACGGCATATCAACAAAGCGCGGCAGGGCCTGTATCCGAAAAAAATAGCCGATCAGGTCTCACCCGAGCGGCTCGAGCGTTTCTTTGAAAAAACCGATCAGGGATACAAAGTAGCCGGCTATATCCGGGAGATGTGCGTTTTTGCCGTCCAGGATATCACCAAAGATCCACCGTTCCCCCGAATCGATTTTATCAGTTGCCGTAATGTGCTTATCTATTTCGACGCCGCGTTACAGGAAAAGGTCATACCACTCTTTCATTTTGCCCTGAATCCCGGCGGATTTCTGCTTTTGGGCTCATCCGAAACAATGGAAAAACATTCCAACCTCTTTGGCCGGATAGACCATTCAATCAACCTCTATGTTAAACGCACCGCTGCCGCGCGGCCGGCGTACCGCTTCCATTTTCAGAGCACATCCGTCAAGTCCGGACCTACAGGTGAAATAATACCGTCTGCCCCCTTCGGGAATCCGAAAAATTCCGATATCGGAGAGCAGGTCGACCGAATCCTTCTGGACGCCTACGGCCCCGCCGGTGTCCTGGTCGACAGCGCCTTTAATATACGCCAGTTTCGCGGGCATACCTCAAAATACCTGGAGCCAGCCCACGGTGAAGCAAGCTTGAAACTCTCCAGAATGGCCCGTGAAGGACTGATGCCCGATATTTCCGTGGCAATTGAAGAAGCAAAAAAGAAAAAAAACCGGGTACGCAAAGACGAGGTGCGTTTCAAATATAACGATAAATACTTCTATGTTGCCCTGTCGGTCCTGCCCCTGAACGACTCTTCAACCGGTGAACCGTGCTTTTTGGTCCTCTTTGAAGATCCCAAAACACCGCCTGAACCGGAGATCACTCTCCGGAACGGTACGGATGAACAGCGCGATGTAAACGATACCAAACGCCTGCATCATGAACTCCGGAAAACAAAACATCATCTCCATTCGATCATCCAAGAAAAAGATGAGGTCAATCAGGAGCTGTGGGCGGCAAATGAAGAAGTGCTTTCAACCAACGAAGAACTCCAGAGTGTTAATGAAGAGATGGAAGCCGCCAAGGAAGAACTCGAATCGAGCAATGAAGAACTCATGGCACTCAACGAAGAACTCCAGATCAAAAACAGAGAACTTTTTGAGGGCGAAACCTTCCTTTCCAATGTCTTTGAGGCGATACAGAACGGTATCAGTATCCTCGACACCGAGCTGAACATTATCCGGGTTAACGAATGGATGGAAAAGAACTATGCCCATGGGACTCCCCTTGCCGGGAAAAAGTGTTATGCGGTTTATCAGCAGCGAAGCACCCCCTGCCCCGACTGCCCTACGCTTGCCGCCATAGAATCGGGCAAACCCCGGAACGCAGAAGTCCCCTATCCATCGAAGAAAAACCCCGTGGGGTGGATGGGCCTGAGCGCCTTTCCTCTGAAAAATGCCGAGGGAACAGTAACCGGCGTCATCGAATATGTACGAGACATTACCGAACGGAAAAAAGCACAAACCGCCCTGTTTGAAAGCGAACGGCGGTATCGCGAACTCTTTGACAGCAGCAGAGACGGCTTTGTGGTAGTCGATCCCCGGGGGCGGTTTATCGACGCAAACCCGGCATTCTGCCGTATGCTGGGCTATACACTCGAAGAACTTGTGCGAAAAAATGATTTTTATGACATCACACCGGAAAAATGGCGCGCCTGGGAACAGCATGAGATATGGGAAAAACAGCTGCTCAAAGAAGGATACTCCGGGCTCTACGAAAAAGAATATATACGCAAAGACGGTACCACATTCCCGGTCGAACTTCAGGCTTATGCTTTTTTTGACAACCAGGGCAACCCCCGGTACATGTGGGGTATCGCAAGGGATATTACCGACCGGGAAAAGGGCCGGATTGCCATTCTGGAAAGTGAAGAAAAGCTGAGAAGTATCCTGGAATCATCACCCGACGCCATAACCGTAATGGACCTGAACCCCACAATTATCGATTGCAATCATGCGGCCCTCGACCTGCTCGGTTACGAAAAGAAGGAAGGAATCATTGGAAAAGACGCCATCTCGATCGTTGATGAAAATGATCTTGCCGCGGTCCGCAGCATGATGAATGAAATTTTGGAAAAAGGCCTGGTAAAAAACAGATACTACTCCGTACGCAGAAAAGACGGCGAAGTCTTTCCGGCAGAAGTTTCTGCAAGTGTTTTCAGGGACAGTACGGGAAAGGAGATCGGTTTTGTAATAATAGCAAAAGACACTACCGAGCGGAAAGCCATGGAAACACAACTCCGTCAATCAGAAAAAATGCAGGCGGTCGGCCAACTGGCAGGTGGTATTGCTCACGATTTTAACAATCAACTCTCAGGCATTCTCGGGTATGCCGAAATGCTTCGTGAAGAAGCGGCCAATAATTATCACTGCGCTCGGTATGCCGACAATATCATCTTAAGTGTAAAACGGGCCGCCGATCTCACCTCCCAGCTCCTGGCCTTCTCTCGCAAGGGGAAGTATATTAATACCGCGGTCGACATGCACCGGATAATATTCGAAGTTGTCAACCTTCTCAAACACAGTATCCATAAAAAAATCGAGGTTCATCAGGAGTTGAATGCAACCTCTCCAATAGTCATGGGCGATCCCACCCAGCTCCAGAACGCCGTACTCAATCTCGGTCTCAATGCCCGGGACGCCATGCCTGAAGGCGGTATCCTCACCTTTGCTACCGATACCGTTACTCTGGATGAAACCTATTGTGATGCTCAGCCCTATGAGATCAAACCCGGAATATATATAACGATACGGGTTGTCGATACCGGAACCGGAATGGATGAAAAGGTAAAAAACAGGATCTTCGAACCCTTTTATACAACAAAAGAACGGGGCAAAGGTACCGGGATGGGCCTTGCCGCGGTATTCGGAACGGTTAAAAGTCATAATGGTGCCATTACCGTGGAAAGTGAACCGAATCAGGGAAGTACCTTTTCAGTCTATTTACCTCCGGCCCCGGAAAAGAACGAAAAAATATCTCAAAGCAGCATGGAAAATATCGCCACTTCCGGAAATGCTCATATTCTTCTTGTTGAAGACGAGGAATTAATCCGGGAGGTCACCGCAAAGATGCTGGAAAAATTAGGATACACCGTATCGGTGTGTACCAATGGTCTGGAGGCCGTTGAGTGGTACCGGAATAACCCGCAAAGCATCGACCTCGTTATCCTCGATGTCATAATGCCGAAAATGGAGGGGCACGAAACCTTTGTAAAACTTCGTGAGATGAATCCCGATCTGCAGGTCCTTGTTTCATCCGGGTACAGCATGGAATCCGAAGCCCGGAAGATAATCGAACAAGGGGCAAAAGGATTTATTCAAAAGCCCTTTCGAAAAGGCGAACTTGCCGCAATAATTTCCGAAATACTCGAGAACACCGGCGAAGGCAAACTATAA